The window CGCGAGAAGGTGTACAAGGCCTTCGTCAACCGCGGCGACAATGGCGACGCCAACGATACCAACGCGACGATCGCCGAAATCCTGAAGCTGCGCCAGCAGCGCGCCGAACTGCTCGGTTTCCCCAACCACGCCGCGTACCGCATGGCCGACACGATGGCGAAGACCCCCGCCAACGCGATGGGCCTGATGATGAAGGTGTGGCCCGCCGCCGTCGCGCGGGTGAAGGAAGAGGTCGCCGACATGCAGGCGATCGCCGACGCCGAAGCCAAGGCCGGCAAGGGCCCGAAGCTGACCATCGAGCCGTGGGATTATCGCTTCTACGCGGAGAAGGTTCGCAAGCAGAAATACGACCTCGATGAGAGCGAGGTGAAACCCTATCTCCAGCTCGACAAGCTGACCGAGGCGATGTTCTGGTCGGCTGGGCAGCTCTACGACCTCGGCTTCCGCGAAAACACCGGCACCGTTCCGGTCTTCGATCCCAAGGTCAAAACCTTCGAAGTCTATAACCTCAAGACGAACGAGAATGTCGGGCTGATCTATCTCGACAATTTCGCGCGCGACGGCAAACGGTCGGGCGCGTGGATGACGACCTATCGCAGCCAGCAGACGTTGGGCGGCGAACGCAATGTGCTCGCGTCGAACAACAATAATTTCACCGAAGGCGCGAAGGGCGAGCCGACGCTGGTCAGCCTCGACGACGCGACGACGCTGTTCCACGAATTCGGCCACGGCATCCATTATCTGCTGCAGCACATCTATTACCCCGCGCTCGCCGGGGTACCGCGCGACTTCGTCGAATTCCCGAGCCAGGTGAACGAGAACTGGCTGATGACCCCCGAAGTGCTGTCGAAATATGCGACGCACTACAAGACGGGCGAACCGATGCCGCAGGCGCTGGTCGACAAGATCCTCGCGTCGAACAAGTTCAATCAGGGGTTCGAGACGGTCGAATATCTGTCGAGCGCGATCGTCGATATGAAGATCCACGACCGCAAGACCCCGCCGACCGACATCGACAAGCTGGAACGCGACACGCTCGCCGAAATCGGCATGCCGAAGGAAATCGTCATGCGGCACCGCCTGCCGCAGTTCGGCCATTTGTTCAGCAGCGACGCCTATTCGGCGGGCTATTATTCCTATCTGTGGTCCGAAACGATGGACGCCGACACCTGGGCGGCCTTCACCGAGGCCGGGGGGCCGTGGGACCGCAAAGTCGCCGACAAGTTCCGCACCATATTGCTGATGACCGGCAACGAAACCGACCGCGCCGAAGCCTATCGCGCCTTCCGCGGCCGCGACCCCGATGTGAAGGCGCTGCTCAAGAAGCGCGGCTTCCCGACCGGCGAATAGGGATCGGGGGAGTCCGGCCAGCCGCGCCGGACTCCCTCAATCCGCAACCCCCTTGCGGCGCAGATGTTCATGGGTCGCGATCGCCAGCGCATAGAAGGCGACGTCGGCGAGCAGCTT is drawn from Sphingopyxis sp. OPL5 and contains these coding sequences:
- a CDS encoding M3 family metallopeptidase, which gives rise to MMLASTALLVGYSQMTHAAETAAPAQPAATAPADGNPLLAPWTGPFEGVPPWDKLDPELFPDAFTQAMAETKAQVQAVIDNPEPATFENTHVPMMLAGDTADRVFALWGVQSSNKSNDRVEDIDAEWSPKISTFYTELFLEPKLFARYKAVYDARNASGLNAQQIRIVERSYDEMVRDGANLSAPDKAKLVAMNAKLEGLFSTFSSKLLGDEKLYTFVTDKAELAGLEPGFVASLASAAEANGKPGQWAIKNTRSSAQPVLQNATNRALREKVYKAFVNRGDNGDANDTNATIAEILKLRQQRAELLGFPNHAAYRMADTMAKTPANAMGLMMKVWPAAVARVKEEVADMQAIADAEAKAGKGPKLTIEPWDYRFYAEKVRKQKYDLDESEVKPYLQLDKLTEAMFWSAGQLYDLGFRENTGTVPVFDPKVKTFEVYNLKTNENVGLIYLDNFARDGKRSGAWMTTYRSQQTLGGERNVLASNNNNFTEGAKGEPTLVSLDDATTLFHEFGHGIHYLLQHIYYPALAGVPRDFVEFPSQVNENWLMTPEVLSKYATHYKTGEPMPQALVDKILASNKFNQGFETVEYLSSAIVDMKIHDRKTPPTDIDKLERDTLAEIGMPKEIVMRHRLPQFGHLFSSDAYSAGYYSYLWSETMDADTWAAFTEAGGPWDRKVADKFRTILLMTGNETDRAEAYRAFRGRDPDVKALLKKRGFPTGE